TACAATCTTGGTTCTTTTCTCCTCGTAGCTCTCATCGGACTGGCGATCAAACTACAACCTCATGTACACCCGCACCTGTTCTCATGCAAAGGTTTCCCCTAGACAAACCAACGAGAATATTTGTCAGCACGGTACATCTTAAATTCAGCTCAGCAACTTACATATCTTAGGCTGAACTCCCTACCGAGCGTCCACAAACAATTTCCTGCATTGTCTTCCACTTCTCAGGATTGAGCCGGCTCTTTCCATATCTGATACTCCATCCATCCCAAAATGTAAGATCATTTTTAACACTTTTACACTATCATATGACAAAAATGATAAAAAATGATCTTACATTTTGGGACGGAGTGAGTATCAATCTGTGCTCCCAGGAATACAAATTGTAGCAGTGGTATGCCTTTGTCAGTGAGTTGAAGGTGTTGCCCAGCTCCAGCTTGATCACTTCTTCGCCATCCCTCTCTGCAAATCCTCTTATCATTTTCTCCAGAGCACCCATTCTGCTAGCGCATGGCGCTCGCAACCACGCTAACTCTGTCCAGCAAAATAGAAAGAAGATTCAGTGCATAGACGGCGGACTCAGAAGTCAGAACCCTACACTTCTACTTCTCTGCTACCAGAACAACAAAAAAATCAGAGCACACAACACCTAATCACAGCATGCGAGCATTAGAGCATATCCACTCGATTTGGCCCCCCCAGGGGCGCTCAAATAGCGCCGCCTGGGGGCGCGCCGGCGAAAATCTCGGCGTCGGGGCGAGATGTTTCCCAACCGCCGACCCAAGGCCGGCCCCAGACGccgtttttttgttttttttcaaaaacaaAACTCGGCCACAGTTCAGCCAAACACGACGCAAATTCGAGCAAACTTGGCGAGTTCATTGACATATTTACAGGAACTTGTGAAAAACAAACTAATAAAGGAAACCTTCATGGCGAGGAGCACCGGCTCGACGACGCACGGCTCCTTCTTCGGCCTAACGAGCCGGGCAGAGGTGGGGAGGGCTCGTTGATGGCGATGCCGCCGCCGCGGGTGCGCCGACCGAGCGGCGTGTCTTGGGGCTCCGGCTTGACAGGGCGGAGAGCGGGTGAGCCGGAGGAGCGGGAGCGGGAGCCAGACAAGGAGGACTCCGGCTCCATGCGCCTCGGCGTCCACGAGCTGCCACACCGGAGGGAGAAGGTGGGGGCCGACGGGTACTCCAGCCGCGGCGTGTTGCCGCCCTCGATGTATTAGAGGACGGCCTCCAACGTGTGGCCTGGCACGCCCACCATCGGCGGCACCCTTCCGAGTTTTGGAGGCCGCGGGGTTCGATGCCGTTGGTGGCCTCGAGTTGCTCGGCGTGACGCCGCCTGAAGTACGGCTCCCACAGCGTGCTGTCAGAGGTGAACCTCGGCCCGTCCCTCGCCGACTGCGGCAGTGAGGCGTGGATGCGGGCGATCTCCACCCACGGGTCCGCCCCAGAGGGAGGCGGCGGCACTGGACCCTGCCGGCGCTCCTCCACGACACCCGCATGTCCGGCGGGGCCGGGTAGCCGGCCTCGTAGAGGAGGCGGGCCTCGTCCTCGCGCAGGGGTAGCGCTCGGCAATGGGGAAAAAGGAGGGACGCCAAGGAGAGAGGAGAGACGGGAGCGTCGGTGGTAGAGAGAGTGCAAGTGTGCGTCTCACCGGTGTGGGAGAGGTGGCTTTTATAGCCGCGGGCGGGCGGCGAGCGTGTGTCCGCCGTGTGTATGCGTGGCGGGAGAGGGCCGGACACGCATCGCCATGCCTTCGCTGCGGCacccgtgaggcatcaatggaaGGCTGACCAGCGCGCCAGCCtccccgcgggaaaccgaggcgatgaggacgatGCGGGCGCGGggtcgctgactcggcgggcccgcCGTTCTTTCGCCCCAAAACCGATTGCCCTGGCGCCCCCGGGCGCCCCCAGCGCgctgggttcggcctgggtcTGCCGACGCCAAATTCGGCCCTAACTGGCGAAAAATGGgcttttggggggggggggggggggcgcggctgCGCTTTCAGCGCCAACGATAAGAAAGGGCCTTGGGGGGCTTGCTGGGGGCGCCGCTGGAAATGCTCAGTATTTCGATACATCCCAAGCACACGACCCCATCAACAACAACACCCCTCCCCCCGGCTCTATTCCGTACGATGGTCATCCTTAAATCAATCTATATAATTCCTTACGGGGGCACAAGACAGGCATGACCGCATGAGCTTATTACTTTGTTTTCCAATCCCCACAAGCACAACAATAGGATAGCGGGTGCAGCAAAATCACTGAACTTTTTTTGGGCCATGCCTGCGCATTTGGTAATATTTGGGAAGGGGTATGGGAGTTTAGAGTAGGGAGTTGTATTAAGATTAAACATGGGATGAGACGTCTTATTCTTAATCCTCTGTTTGGCACACAATACAAATTATGTGTGAGATTTAAAGAGAAACAGTATTCCCTTATTTGTTTCATGGGAATTGATGAGTAACTAGACATGGGAAGTTAACGTAATTTATGATGAAGGGCTAAGATTGACTCACTAAAACAATTCCTTTCCAACTCCCACCCCCTCCCGTGTTAATAAAATGGTGGGAGTTGAAGCCTAAAGTCCCATGCCTATTCCCTTCTGAATTTCCAATCCCTCGATTCAAACAGTAGATTTGAAGTCTCGTACCCTTTCAATTTCCATTCCCTAAATGTAATTACCTCCAACCAAACACGCTGAAGATTCAGCCGGGTGGTCGCGGATATGGTTTGATCGCAGACTCGCCTGACTGACTAGACTGTTCGCATCGTTCCGGGCGGGGTCGCCGCCATTGAAGTACGCAGCCACAGACGACTCCCGCACGCCTACTGGACCGCCACTACCGGCCTCGCTCCCGTCGTTCAGATCCGAGCCAGCGGGGACAACCCCATCGATGAAGATTGGCAACCTGCCACAATGGGTCAGAGAAATCAGCGAGGCGGCGCCGAAGCTAACAAATCAAACACTACAAAACGCCGCCGGCACAG
This sequence is a window from Aegilops tauschii subsp. strangulata cultivar AL8/78 unplaced genomic scaffold, Aet v6.0 ptg000246l_obj, whole genome shotgun sequence. Protein-coding genes within it:
- the LOC141028608 gene encoding uncharacterized protein isoform X1 — encoded protein: MLSSAGGDYPWIRCAGERRLPIFIDGVVPAGSDLNDGSEAGSGGPVGVRESSVAAYFNGGDPARNDANSLVSQASLRSNHIRDHPAESSACLVGELAWLRAPCASRMGALEKMIRGFAERDGEEVIKLELGNTFNSLTKAYHCYNLYSWEHRLILTPSQNIWKEPAQS
- the LOC141028608 gene encoding uncharacterized protein isoform X3, with the translated sequence MDPVCRLPIFIDGVVPAGSDLNDGSEAGSGGPVGVRESSVAAYFNGGDPARNDANSLVSQASLRSNHIRDHPAESSACLVGELAWLRAPCASRMGALEKMIRGFAERDGEEVIKLELGNTFNSLTKAYHCYNLYSWEHRLILTPSQNIWKEPAQS
- the LOC141028608 gene encoding uncharacterized protein isoform X2: MDPVCRLPIFIDGVVPAGSDLNDGSEAGSGGPVGVRESSVAAYFNGGDPARNDANSLVSQASLRSNHIRDHPAESSACLVGELAWLRAPCASRMGALEKMIRGFAERDGEEVIKLELGNTFNSLTKAYHCYNLYSWEHRLILTPSQNVRSFFIIFVI